One Candidatus Aegiribacteria sp. genomic window carries:
- a CDS encoding radical SAM protein, whose translation MKIIGKQGEPDLATVYIAELDDGELIEFVESVQPPIPASEKWVLIVSTLRGCPVGCPICDAGNRYAGKLSACEILDQIDYMVKKRYSDGRIPVNKFKIQFARMGDAAFNPAVPDVLERLPVLYDAPGLIPCISTVAPDETDAFFNRLAEIKNRLYPNGNFQMQFSLHTTSENARRKLVPVKSWSFRKMSDWGSRFYSQGDRKIALNFAPVEGFPVEPSVIADIFSPEHFMIKLTPVNPTRSSRHKEMSGTIDPDDPGSADYLVSEFRSAGFDVILSIGETRENQIGSNCGMYVGQVSS comes from the coding sequence ATGAAAATCATCGGAAAACAGGGTGAGCCTGATCTTGCCACTGTCTACATAGCTGAACTGGATGACGGCGAACTCATTGAGTTCGTTGAGTCAGTTCAACCTCCCATTCCCGCTTCAGAAAAATGGGTGCTCATCGTATCAACTCTTCGGGGATGTCCGGTTGGCTGTCCAATTTGCGATGCCGGAAACCGGTACGCCGGAAAACTCTCTGCCTGTGAAATATTAGATCAGATCGATTATATGGTTAAGAAGCGCTATTCTGATGGAAGAATTCCTGTAAACAAGTTCAAGATTCAGTTCGCTCGGATGGGTGATGCCGCATTTAATCCGGCAGTTCCGGATGTTCTTGAAAGGTTACCTGTCCTGTATGACGCTCCGGGACTTATCCCCTGTATTTCAACGGTTGCACCGGATGAAACTGATGCGTTCTTCAACAGGTTGGCGGAAATCAAGAACAGGTTGTATCCGAATGGCAATTTCCAGATGCAGTTTTCGCTTCACACAACCTCGGAAAATGCTCGCCGGAAACTCGTTCCTGTGAAATCATGGAGCTTCAGAAAAATGAGTGACTGGGGAAGCAGATTCTACAGTCAGGGTGACAGAAAGATCGCGCTTAATTTCGCTCCGGTTGAGGGCTTTCCAGTTGAACCTTCCGTAATAGCGGACATTTTCTCTCCTGAGCATTTCATGATAAAACTCACTCCTGTAAACCCGACGCGTTCCTCAAGGCATAAGGAAATGTCTGGAACAATCGATCCTGACGATCCTGGATCAGCAGATTATCTTGTGAGTGAATTCCGAAGTGCGGGTTTTGATGTTATCCTGAGTATCGGGGAAACAAGGGAAAATCAAATTGGTTCCAACTGCGGGATGTACGTAGGACAAGTCTCCTCCTGA
- a CDS encoding NAD(P)/FAD-dependent oxidoreductase produces the protein MIETAIIGAGPAGCAAAVQCRRLGLDLRLLDTTGRAGGLIREARLIENYPGLSAIPGSEFAEKLCSHISGFGITVLDCQADSIVQISDGFEIFTNQGVITSASVIVATGTVPVDYSIPGNASSILLRSILDIPVPVPSTTIVIGGGEAALDYALSLSDAGSNVNILVRNSCLRACGKLKDEVETRSGIRILYNTEPVSIINSGNDLLVRYRSDGNNGEHLVGSVLAATGRKPKLPVMQDEMKYESGNVRTSIPGLYIIGDASLGSLGQAAIAAGHGLQAAGHSCDFIKMNGPA, from the coding sequence TTGATTGAAACAGCGATAATCGGTGCGGGACCAGCAGGATGCGCTGCTGCTGTTCAATGCCGAAGACTTGGCCTCGATCTCAGGCTTCTGGATACAACGGGCAGAGCAGGCGGCCTGATCAGGGAAGCCCGTCTTATAGAAAATTACCCTGGGCTTTCGGCTATTCCAGGCAGCGAATTCGCTGAGAAGCTTTGTTCTCATATATCCGGATTCGGGATAACAGTGCTGGATTGCCAGGCGGATTCAATCGTTCAGATCAGTGATGGTTTTGAAATATTCACCAATCAGGGAGTAATTACTTCTGCTTCGGTCATCGTTGCGACAGGAACCGTTCCGGTAGATTATTCAATCCCCGGAAACGCTTCTTCGATACTGCTTCGATCTATACTGGATATTCCAGTACCGGTTCCTTCCACTACAATAGTTATCGGGGGAGGAGAAGCAGCGCTCGATTATGCCCTGAGCCTCTCGGACGCAGGCTCAAACGTTAATATCCTTGTGAGGAATTCCTGTCTGAGAGCTTGTGGAAAATTGAAAGACGAGGTTGAAACTCGCAGTGGAATCAGAATTTTGTATAATACCGAGCCCGTTTCGATAATCAATTCGGGAAACGATCTTCTTGTCAGATATCGTTCAGATGGTAACAATGGTGAACATCTGGTCGGATCTGTGCTTGCCGCAACCGGGAGAAAACCGAAATTACCTGTGATGCAGGACGAGATGAAATACGAATCAGGCAATGTGAGAACATCGATCCCGGGGCTTTACATCATTGGAGATGCTTCGCTCGGCAGCCTGGGACAGGCAGCGATTGCCGCGGGACATGGACTGCAGGCTGCTGGTCATTCGTGTGATTTTATAAAGATGAATGGACCTGCTTGA
- a CDS encoding isochorismatase family protein → MLTDIFVTPDNITEKTAYWLGKIQARNRFRPNLFIEPSKCALLIVDMVHYFAHPDGRVYLPSTEAIIPQISALLQYWRNITGTVVFTRHCHRGKHDLGMLGKFFSDYIRCGSQESEIISRLAPSVEERIFQKNTYDAFHRTGLEKYLRELNIEQVLVTGVLTHLCCETAARSAFVRGFEVFIAADALTSSTEELHLGSLLGLANGFAVISDTASICSTREG, encoded by the coding sequence ATGCTGACCGATATATTTGTAACTCCGGATAATATTACTGAGAAAACCGCTTACTGGCTTGGTAAGATCCAGGCCAGGAACCGATTCAGACCCAATCTGTTCATCGAACCATCTAAATGTGCCCTATTAATCGTAGACATGGTACACTACTTCGCGCACCCGGACGGAAGGGTATATCTGCCGTCTACCGAGGCGATAATCCCGCAGATATCCGCACTGTTACAGTATTGGAGAAATATCACCGGTACTGTTGTTTTTACGAGGCATTGCCACAGGGGAAAGCATGATCTGGGTATGCTCGGAAAGTTCTTCAGCGACTATATCAGATGCGGCAGCCAGGAGTCAGAAATAATTTCCCGGCTTGCTCCTTCAGTGGAAGAAAGAATTTTTCAGAAGAATACATATGATGCTTTTCACCGCACCGGCCTCGAGAAGTATCTGAGAGAACTCAACATCGAACAGGTTCTTGTGACAGGAGTTCTGACTCATCTCTGCTGTGAGACTGCAGCCAGATCCGCCTTCGTGAGGGGGTTCGAGGTTTTTATTGCTGCGGATGCTCTGACAAGCAGTACTGAGGAGCTTCACCTCGGCAGCCTGCTTGGGCTTGCGAACGGCTTTGCAGTCATTTCCGATACAGCTTCCATCTGTTCAACCCGGGAAGGATGA